From the Aerococcus viridans genome, the window TCAATAGCATTCCGTAGTTTATTGTACTTATGGTAGTATTTCTGCGCATTTTGTGACGGTGTCAAGGCAGGGTCTAAACTAATGGTAATTGGTTGATCATTGTCGTAGTAGTTGGCTAAAGTTACTTCAGTTTGGCCTTTTTCTATTTGATAGAGGAAGGTTGTCAATAATTCACCTTTTAACTGGAAAATGTCGGCCTTGGATGATTTCTCCATATCCTGGTTTAAATTGGCCAACCGTTTATGTTGGTGAGCCAGATTCTTCTCAACGACTTGAATAATGGCGTTACCCACTTGACGGACATAGTCATGCTTACTTTTCTCTGCATAATAAGCCGTTAATAGTGCGCTCAAATCGTCATAATGACTTTCTTCCCCTGAAATTGTCGTGTAAGGGAAGGCTAAGAAATGTTGCTTATCCTCTTGAACTACTAAGGTTGGATTTGGATTTTCAAAGCCTGCACAGAAGTCTTGAATCACTTGAAAAGGTTTGCGTTGATCTTTTTCAATTAAACTTGCTAATTCAATTGCTGAGTCACGGCCTAATCCCATAAGTTGACTCTGTAAGAATTTAGCTGTCATTAAGGACTTGTCAGATTCAAAGTTTTCGCCAACCTTAAAGGGGTTAACCTGGTTTTGATTTGGCGGCAGTTGGTAAGTCGCCCCAGGTAAAATCGTTCTAAAGGTATTTTGATACATGGGTACATGTTTGATGGCATCAATAATTTTTTTATCCTTATCTAATAAGAAGATATTTGAATGACGGCCCATAATTTCAACGATTAATTGTTGTTGGCTGGCGTCACCTAATTCATCTCGTCTAGTTAAATTGAAGAGGATAATTCGGTCATTATCGTACTGTTCAATGCTATCAATAATGTTCCCTTCAACGTACTTACGCAATACCATAGTAAAGTTTGGTGGGGTTTCCGGGTTATTATAAGCTTGTTCTGTAACTTGGATACGCCCAAAACTTGGATGGGCTGAAATCAATAATTTGTGGTTTTTGCGATTCGCGCGGATTGTTAAGACCAATTCCATCTCGTATGGCTGTTGGATTTTATGAATGCGTCCGCCCGCAAATGTTGTGTTTAATTCTTTAATTAATGCATGGGTAAACATACCGTCAAAAGACATGTAAGCACCACCTTCCTAACATTTCATTATAAGGGTTATTGGCAATTTTGGCAAAAAATGCGATTTTGGCTGACAAGATTTTCCTAGGCAAAATTCGTTATTTCCCAGAAATTATGCTTGTCATTTTTCTCATGATTTGTTAATATTTGTTTAACGAGATTTCAAAGACGAAGGGAGCCACTCAAATGTTAACTACTGTGCAAACAATGAAATACTGGCAAAGCCACATGAATTAGTTGTATCTGCACGAGTGCGCATAGATACAACTTCAGTTTTCTGGACTGTATTTATGTGGAGAAAAATTTGAGCCTTTCAAAATAACCCCCCACATAGACATGATAGTAATGATTTACCAATCAACTATGTGGGACCTAGCGTCCTACAGTTTAGAGTAGGACGTTTTTTATTGTCAAAATTAGGAGGAAAGACATGAAGAAAATTTCAAGTATGGGTGCGGTATTAGTGATTGCCCTTTTTGCATTATATCTTGTAATGCCAACCCTTATTGCAAAACGAGAGGGACTAGAGGCCGCCAGTCAAGAGGTAGATGAATCTCAATTAGTGGAAACAGAAGAAGACATCACCATTGGTTTATTACAATTTATCCAACATCCTTCATTAGACCAAATTAGAGACGGTTTCTATGATGGCATGGCTGAACGTGGCTATGTAGATGGTGAAAACATCACAATTGATTACCAAAATGGCCAAGGAAACCAATCTGATTTAGCCATGATTGCGAATGCTTTTCTTGCTGAAAATGCAGATATTTTAGTCGGCATCGCAACCCCAGCTGCGCAAGCTTTAGCCAATGCCGCTAACGGCGATCGTCCGGTGATCTTATCTGCGGTATCAGACCCAGCTAACAACGGTTTTATCGCCTCTGATGAACAACCAGGGGCTAACGTCACAGGGGTTACAGATATGGCACCAGTTGCAGAACAATTTGATTTAATGGAAGAAATTTTACCACATATAGAAGATGTCGGCATTATTTACAATTCTTCAGAATCGAATGTAACGAAAACGGTTAGTGAAGCCAAGGCTGAAGCAGAATCAAGAGGGTTGAACGTAGTAGAATCTACCATTACTTCAACAAATGATCTAGCGTCAGTCGCTGAACAATTAGCTGGCCAAGTGGATGTTATCTGGGTACCAAATGACAATACAATTGCTAGTGCTATGGATACCTTAATTCAAGTAACAGATGCAAACGGCATTCCAGTTATTCCAGTAGTGGACGCTATGGTTGCTGACGGTGGGTTAGCGACAGTTGGTATCAACCAATATCAATTCGGTTTAGATACAGCGACAGTAGTAGCCGATGTCATCGAGGGCGCAGATACGGCAACTTATCCAATTATCTATAATGACAAAACAGATACCTACATCAATACAGCTAAAGCTGAAGAATTGGGCATTCAACTACCACAAGAATTGATTGATGCTGCCATTGATGTTAACAGTGACGAATACGCTGAATTGGTTGGAGAATAAGGAGGAGACCATATGGACATGATAATTAGTGCTTTTTCTCAAGGGACAATCTGGGCTGTAATGGGTCTCGGCATTTATATCACTTTTAGAATTTTAAATGCACCGGATATGACAACTGAAGGGTCGTTTGTACTGGGTGGTGCCATTGGTGCCCAAATGCTTTACTTTAATATAGATCCTTTCACATCATTGTTGATTTCATTTTTAGCAGGTATGGCTGCAGGAGCAGTTACAGGTTTTTTAGTAACCCGCTTGAAAATTAATCCGTTATTAGCAGGTATAATTACCATGACAGGGATTTACTCAATCAACTTGAAAATCATGGGTAAGGCCAACATGTCTTTATCAACGGTGACGACTTTAAAAACTGCGATTGCTGGTTTATCCTTGCCACGTAATGTAGATACCATTGTGATTGGTTTGATCATTGTAGCAGCAATTATATTCCTGTTAACTTATTTCTTTAAAACCGAAATGGGGCAAGCTTTGATTGCAACAGGTGATAATATGCAAATGGCTAAATCACTAGGGATTGAAACGTCAGAGATGACTATGCTTGGTTACATGCTAGCCAATGGATTGATCGCTGTGTCAGGTTATATTGTTTCTACTGATAATGGCTATGCTGATATTCAAATGGGTATTGGTACTGTAGTGATTGGTTTAGCTTCCATTATTATTGGGGAAGTCCTATTCCGTAATGTGAAATTAGGGGTTCGTTTTATTACAATCCTAGTGGGCTCAATTATTTACCGCTTACTATTAACGATTGTCTTAATGATGAACTTTGAAGCGAATGATTTCCGTCTATTCTCAGCAATTATCGTTGCTTTATGTCTGGCTATTCCAACCATTCAAAATAAAGTAGCCGACTACCGTGAATACAGAAAGGTGGCTAAATAATGACGACCTTATTAGAAATTAACCAAGCGAGAAAAGTATTTAACAAACGAACACCGGATGCCTTCGCAGCCTTAGATGACTTATCATTAACAGTGGAAAAGGGCGATTTCATTACCATTGTCGGGGGTAACGGGGCAGGAAAATCAACCCTATTAAACGCCATTGCTGGCACCTTCCTGTTAGACTCAGGTGCCATCACTTTAAACGATAAAGATATTAGTCGTCTTGCTGAAGAGGACCGGGCTAAATTTGTTTCCCGCGTATTCCAAAATCCGTCAATGGGGACAGCACCACGTATGACCGTTGAAGAAAACTTATCATTAGCTTTAAAAAGAGGTCAAAAACGAGGTTTAGGGTTAGCTATTAAAGATGACAATCGGAAACAATTCCAAGAGACATTAAGCCAACTGCATTTAGGCTTAGAAAATCGATTGGATGCTGAAATAGGCTTATTATCCGGAGGGCAAAGACAAGCGATTGCCTTATTGATGGCAACTATCACTAAACCAGAAATTTTATTATTAGATGAACATACAGCAGCCTTAGACGCAAAGACATCTAAACGCATTTTAGAAATTTCATCTGACCAAGTAAAAGACCATAACCTAACAGCCTTAATGATTACTCATAATCTCCAAGATGCCTTGTTATATGGTAACCGGATGATCCTTTTACACCACGGTAAAATCATTAAAGACTTTAGTAAAGAAGAAAAAGATCAGTTGACAGCAGGTGATTTATACCAAATCATGGCCGACTTGGCTGAATCAGACTATCAAGATCAAGAAAATTCTATTTAAACAAAAAAGCGCCACAGTCCAAATCCTAAATCATGTTGATGAGGGAAAGGGCGTGACGCTTTTTATATAAAAACGACTGAAGGTCAAACTTCAGTCGTTTCATTTGATTTGATTAAACTAATTTTGCTAAACGGTCTGGTTGGAAACCGTAGAAAGCTTCTTCGTTTTCGGCAACGATTACAGGCACAGCTTGGAAGCCCATGCCTTTAACTTTAGCTAATGCTTCTTCTGATTCTGTAACATCGATTGTTTGGAATTCGATTTCTTTTTCAGTTAAATATTTTTTTGTGAAATTGCATTGCATGCAATTTGGTTTTGTGTATACAGTTACCATGATTATCCCCCTATATATGCCACATGTAGTTGTGATTTATTTTATGAACACAATATATAGGGTTTATAGTCCTGAGTCAAGTTGTTTAGCTTAAATTCTTTTTTTCATCAATAGGACTTGAGCTAAAAGGTTGATGTATGGGAATTTCCAAATCTTTAAAAAATTCATGAGGATTTATAAGTGCAAATTTAGTACTTCGTTGTATAAAAATATCGAAACAACCAAGTTCCAATTTTACCAAAAATAAAAGTGCTTGTCACTTGTAACTTGAAATCAGAGGGGGAAATTATAGATTACGATATAGAAACTGTTCAAGAAAATTGAGAAAATGGTTTAACGCAGGTTGCCTTAGATTCTTTATCGTTGGAGATGGTTGCGGCCGATGACGAGGAGAGTCAAATTTTTGCGGAGTATATTCAATCACAATTAACAGAGAACCTGCCAAGTATCGAAGTTACCGTAAAGACTATGCCGTTATCTGCTCGATTTGCAGCTTTATCTGATGGGGACTATGACTTAGGTGCCACTTTCTGGCAAGCTGATTTCGGGGACCCAATAAACTATTTAGGACGGTTTGATTCTTCTATTACCCGCGGAAATTATCAATATGATGAATTGGATGAATTGGTGGCTAAAAGTCTGGCGCAAGCACTTGACCCAAGTGGTAGATGGGAAACGCTGATAAATCTTGAAAAAGCTGACTTAGATGATTATGCTGTTCAGATTCCAGTGTATCAGTCCTATCAAGCAATTTTAGAAAATCCACAAGTATCTGATATCAACCGACCAGGTCAATCTTATATCAACTATAGATGGGCCGATATTCAGACAGCAGAGTAGGGTAATGACAGATAATCTAAGGTAAAAGACAGTACTTTCAAAATTCCGTGTAAAAATGTTTATCATTTTATCACAAAAAAACTTTTATTCTTTGGTGATTTTGTATATAATAAGTACTGTTCTCATTATATTGTAATAATTAAGAACAGAAAGTAGGAATTAACATGAATGCACAAGAATATATTAAGGTCACTCAAGAAAAATGGCACAAGCAATACGAAGCTGAACCAGAATTCATCCAAGTTTTAGACGAATTCTTAGATTCTGTTGCGCCAGTAATTGAAGAGCATCCTGAATATGTAGAAAAAAACATTCTACAAATTCTAGCGATTCCAGAAAGAATCATTTCTTTCCGTGTTCCTTGGACTGATGATAAAGGAAATGCTCAAGTAAATACTGGTTAC encodes:
- the nrdH gene encoding glutaredoxin-like protein NrdH, which encodes MVTVYTKPNCMQCNFTKKYLTEKEIEFQTIDVTESEEALAKVKGMGFQAVPVIVAENEEAFYGFQPDRLAKLV
- a CDS encoding ABC transporter ATP-binding protein, giving the protein MTTLLEINQARKVFNKRTPDAFAALDDLSLTVEKGDFITIVGGNGAGKSTLLNAIAGTFLLDSGAITLNDKDISRLAEEDRAKFVSRVFQNPSMGTAPRMTVEENLSLALKRGQKRGLGLAIKDDNRKQFQETLSQLHLGLENRLDAEIGLLSGGQRQAIALLMATITKPEILLLDEHTAALDAKTSKRILEISSDQVKDHNLTALMITHNLQDALLYGNRMILLHHGKIIKDFSKEEKDQLTAGDLYQIMADLAESDYQDQENSI
- a CDS encoding pheromone-binding protein encodes the protein MVAADDEESQIFAEYIQSQLTENLPSIEVTVKTMPLSARFAALSDGDYDLGATFWQADFGDPINYLGRFDSSITRGNYQYDELDELVAKSLAQALDPSGRWETLINLEKADLDDYAVQIPVYQSYQAILENPQVSDINRPGQSYINYRWADIQTAE
- a CDS encoding NFACT RNA binding domain-containing protein — translated: MSFDGMFTHALIKELNTTFAGGRIHKIQQPYEMELVLTIRANRKNHKLLISAHPSFGRIQVTEQAYNNPETPPNFTMVLRKYVEGNIIDSIEQYDNDRIILFNLTRRDELGDASQQQLIVEIMGRHSNIFLLDKDKKIIDAIKHVPMYQNTFRTILPGATYQLPPNQNQVNPFKVGENFESDKSLMTAKFLQSQLMGLGRDSAIELASLIEKDQRKPFQVIQDFCAGFENPNPTLVVQEDKQHFLAFPYTTISGEESHYDDLSALLTAYYAEKSKHDYVRQVGNAIIQVVEKNLAHQHKRLANLNQDMEKSSKADIFQLKGELLTTFLYQIEKGQTEVTLANYYDNDQPITISLDPALTPSQNAQKYYHKYNKLRNAIDHIEKQKVVAEAEIQYLESIQTQLNFAEPNELADIRDELIDQGYLKKQKQDKKKRSNNASAKPREYETAEGNRILVGRNNKQNDQLTMRQANKNHYWFHTKDIPGSHVILETNNPSEAEIIQAAELAAAFSKYSQSNNVPVDYTQVKHVKKPNGSKPGFVNYFEQKTIFVTPTKIV
- a CDS encoding ABC transporter permease, translating into MDMIISAFSQGTIWAVMGLGIYITFRILNAPDMTTEGSFVLGGAIGAQMLYFNIDPFTSLLISFLAGMAAGAVTGFLVTRLKINPLLAGIITMTGIYSINLKIMGKANMSLSTVTTLKTAIAGLSLPRNVDTIVIGLIIVAAIIFLLTYFFKTEMGQALIATGDNMQMAKSLGIETSEMTMLGYMLANGLIAVSGYIVSTDNGYADIQMGIGTVVIGLASIIIGEVLFRNVKLGVRFITILVGSIIYRLLLTIVLMMNFEANDFRLFSAIIVALCLAIPTIQNKVADYREYRKVAK
- the trpX gene encoding tryptophan ABC transporter substrate-binding protein; translated protein: MKKISSMGAVLVIALFALYLVMPTLIAKREGLEAASQEVDESQLVETEEDITIGLLQFIQHPSLDQIRDGFYDGMAERGYVDGENITIDYQNGQGNQSDLAMIANAFLAENADILVGIATPAAQALANAANGDRPVILSAVSDPANNGFIASDEQPGANVTGVTDMAPVAEQFDLMEEILPHIEDVGIIYNSSESNVTKTVSEAKAEAESRGLNVVESTITSTNDLASVAEQLAGQVDVIWVPNDNTIASAMDTLIQVTDANGIPVIPVVDAMVADGGLATVGINQYQFGLDTATVVADVIEGADTATYPIIYNDKTDTYINTAKAEELGIQLPQELIDAAIDVNSDEYAELVGE